A genomic segment from Spinacia oleracea cultivar Varoflay chromosome 3, BTI_SOV_V1, whole genome shotgun sequence encodes:
- the LOC110779080 gene encoding pentatricopeptide repeat-containing protein At5g65570, with translation MATLKWRVKGWKSSKFVRVLQTNAFNQTQQIIRKTTTSSTQIPSQLDLPLHFRVTNLNEASGFYISLIQQSKSAEEIRKIQTHMTNHSFPHLRLGNKLLDAYLRLGSLGYAHQLFDELPQRHVVAWNAMISCYIRQRRSAEAVSLYKRMALEGVCPDDFTLSSILKAFSDLGLVFDGQKAHGKAVVFGLEISNVFVGSALVDMYAKLGKMRNAHLVADRVVEKDVVLFTTLVVGYVQNGEDGKAMQAFYQMISEGVKGNEYTFTSLLVSCGNLKDLCLGNLIHGFIIKCGHEFGISSQTSLLTMYSKCGMVDDSLKVFEHVLNPNLVSWTSLIVGLAQNGREEVALSKFCQMIRSSVIPNCLTLSGALIACSSLAILDQGQQIHTIILKLGLHLDKFIGASLIDFYGRCGCVELAKPVYDSLFNRDLVIVNTLMYAYAQNGFEHETLELFQRMKAMGLEPNDVTLVSVLLACGNAGLVDEGIHIFDTFVGKCNIQITKEHYACMVDIYGRAGRLQEAESLINEVGNPDIVLWRILLTACRLHGDITMVGRILKKVAELSPGDEGSLVLSSNIYAAEGNWSQVIGVKSLIWGNGLKKSPAMSWVSIDGEVHTFMAGDFSHPRFKEIDYIIKELMKKVKEFG, from the coding sequence ATGGCTACATTGAAATGGCGGGTAAAAGGATGGAAATCTTCAAAATTTGTGAGGGTTCTACAGACCAACGCATtcaatcaaacccaacaaatcaTCAGAAAAACGACTACATCTTCTACCCAAATCCCAAGTCAGTTGGATCTTCCATTGCATTTTCGTGTCACAAACCTCAACGAAGCCTCAGGGTTCTATATCTCTCTTATCCAACAATCAAAATCAGCTGAAGAAATCAGGAAGATTCAAACCCACATGACGAATCACAGTTTTCCTCACCTAAGATTAGGAAATAAGCTATTGGATGCGTATTTAAGACTTGGCAGCCTTGGTTATGCACACCAACTGTTCGATGAATTGCCTCAAAGGCATGTTGTTGCTTGGAATGCAATGATTTCTTGTTATATAAGGCAAAGGAGGAGTGCTGAAGCTGTGAGTTTGTATAAAAGAATGGCATTGGAAGGAGTTTGTCCGGATGATTTTACGCTGTCCAGTATTTTGAAGGCATTTTCTGATCTGGGTCTTGTTTTTGATGGCCAAAAAGCTCATGGAAAAGCTGTTGTTTTCGGGTTGGAGATATCAAATGTGTTTGTTGGAAGTGCCCTTGTTGATATGTATGCCAAGCTTGGTAAAATGAGGAATGCCCACTTGGTAGCGGATCGAGTTGTGGAAAAAGATGTGGTCTTGTTTACTACTTTGGTTGTTGGCTATGTTCAAAACGGGGAAGATGGTAAAGCAATGCAGGCATTTTATCAGATGATTAGCGAAGGAGTTAAGGGGAATGAGTATACTTTTACTAGCTTATTGGTGAGTTGTGGTAACTTGAAGGATTTATGTCTAGGCAATTTAATACATGGGTTTATAATAAAATGTGGTCATGAGTTTGGAATTTCTTCGCAGACATCACTTTTGACTATGTACTCGAAATGCGGCATGGTTGACGATTCACTTAAGGTTTTTGAACATGTTCTTAACCCAAATTTGGTGTCTTGGACATCCCTTATTGTTGGTCTTGCACAAAATGGCAGAGAAGAAGTTGCCCTGTCCAAATTTTGTCAAATGATACGCAGTTCGGTAATTCCAAACTGTTTGACCTTGTCTGGGGCTCTTATTGCATGCTCCAGCCTTGCAATCCTTGACCAAGGGCAACAAATACATACCATTATACTAAAATTAGGTTTACACTTGGATAAGTTTATTGGAGCTTCCCTAATTGATTTCTATGGGAGGTGTGGTTGTGTGGAACTTGCAAAGCCGGTTTACGATAGCTTGTTCAACCGTGATCTGGTGATTGTGAACACACTGATGTATGCTTATGCTCAGAATGGTTTCGAACATGAAACACTAGAACTGTTTCAACGAATGAAAGCCATGGGGCTTGAACCCAATGATGTTACTCTTGTTAGTGTTCTATTAGCATGCGGCAATGCAGGACTGGTTGATGAAGGCATTCACATCTTCGACACTTTTGTTGGAAAATGTAACATTCAGATCACTAAAGAACACTATGCTTGCATGGTAGATATTTATGGACGTGCTGGAAGGCTTCAGGAGGCAGAGTCACTTATAAATGAAGTTGGTAATCCAGATATTGTTTTGTGGAGGATACTGCTGACTGCATGCAGGCTCCATGGAGACATTACCATGGTAGGTAGGATTCTTAAAAAAGTAGCAGAGCTATCACCTGGAGATGAGGGAAGCTTAGTTCTATCCTCTAATATTTATGCAGCAGAAGGTAATTGGAGTCAGGTTATTGGGGTGAAGTCGTTAATTTGGGGGAATGGATTGAAAAAGAGTCCTGCTATGAGCTGGGTCAGTATAGACGGCGAGGTTCACACTTTTATGGCAGGAGATTTCTCCCATCCAAGATTTAAAGAAATAGATTACATAATTAAAGAACTCATGAAGAAAGTTAAGGAGTTTGGGTAA
- the LOC110779338 gene encoding putative disease resistance protein RGA1, whose product MAEAIILPMAKLILGKIASGPSDLVYTYVTEEIKGAKSAKKDLKIIADKMEAICAVLEDEEEEFSNKANKIWLRDLKSIVYDIDDLLDEVAFDALQRRVNQGYFGRQLRYYLSSSNPLISRFDLSHKIESLRKKLEIIVAKKNEFDLTKRPVKASKVEIRDPFDECDYVYEPAIIGRNEAKQDIISKLTALGDASELSVFSIVGMGGIGKTALAKLVHHDVPNFDLKLWVCVSDKFHIPKIIEDILKAGTGDNTPNQDMSMLVKKLGNLLNGKKYFLVLDDVWVEEIDEWRKLKNLLAVGKSGSSILTTTRLANVALMAETMESYNLDCLSDHVCWSIFKQLAFKEGEDGRYPNLHAIGWCIVKKCRGIPLVVKCLGNLLRSERDDREWLRICNLDSFTELNQHYDKVLQLLKLSYDKLPPHLKPCFAFMSLLVKDVNFFTTIIPYMWSALGLLPLEYRNKDIEDLGYSYFLQMVSKSLLQDPSPHVNGMFCLCKMHHLLHDLAVKILGEELVFIVNPDKLIVSEFARHIVWGYDCTNTLKDQGFPTELLKAKKCRTFRFGYPMNQHISQSFLEGIISHFSCLRILELQYSSFEKLPSSIGNLKHLRYLDLSYNPIIKSFPNTICKLLNLETLLVHGCEQLKELPRDVHQLQSLRNFMVTTCQVSLGSRFMELSSLQSLSFHSCKRLISLWDNGNVGHLTSLRSLFIYDCPELTSLPNSIKYLQKLQIKNCEELDFDKGEGLEGLQSLRLLYISNLKLTRLPNDIQSAAASLQHLSVENCLGLVELPYWLHRFASLRTIEIIYCRNLLSLPKTISHLISLQELKIKGCPHLSKRCGVPGGEDYSLVQHVPKFELDEVCFLTK is encoded by the coding sequence ATGGCCGAAGCAATCATTTTGCCTATGGCGAAACTCATTCTGGGAAAGATCGCTTCTGGTCCAAGTGATCTTGTCTATACATATGTTACTGAAGAGATAAAAGGTGCAAAGTCAGCTAAGAAGGATCTTAAGATCATAGCCGACAAAATGGAGGCCATTTGTGCTGTtcttgaagatgaagaggaggagTTTTCCAATAAGGCTAACAAAATTTGGCTAAGAGATCTCAAGAGTATTGTTTATGATATTGATGACCTCTTGGATGAAGTGGCCTTTGATGCGTTGCAGCGCAGAGTTAATCAAGGCTACTTTGGGCGCCAGCTCAGGTACTACCTTTCCTCTTCGAATCCTCTCATTTCACGCTTTGATTTGAGTCACAAAATAGAAAGCCTCCGTAAAAAGCTAGAAATCATAGTAGCTAAGAAAAATGAGTTTGATTTGACTAAACGTCCAGTTAAAGCCTCAAAGGTTGAGATTAGGGATCCTTTCGATGAATGTGATTATGTGTATGAACCGGCTATTATTGGAAGAAATGAGGCTAAGCAGGATATAATAAGTAAACTGACAGCTCTTGGTGATGCTAGTGAGCTGTCTGTTTTTTCTATAGTTGGGATGGGTGGGATTGGGAAAACTGCATTAGCTAAGTTGGTGCATCATGATGTCCCTAACTTTGATCTCAAGCTATGGGTATGTGTTTCAGACAAGTTTCACATACCCAAGATCATAGAGGACATTTTGAAAGCTGGTACGGGTGACAATACACCAAACCAAGATATGAGTATGTTGGTGAAAAAGCTCGGGAATTTGTTGAATGGAAAAAAATACTTTCTTGTGTTAGATGATGTCTGGGTAGAAGAAATTGATGAGTGGAGAAAGCTGAAGAACCTGCTAGCAGTTGGTAAATCAGGGAGTTCAATTTTGACAACTACAAGACTTGCCAACGTTGCTCTCATGGCTGAGACAATGGAGTCTTATAACTTGGATTGTCTTTCAGATCATGTTTGTTGGTCAATTTTCAAGCAATTGGCTTTTAAGGAAGGTGAGGATGGCAGATATCCGAATCTTCATGCTATTGGCTGGTGCATTGTTAAGAAATGTCGTGGTATCCCACTTGTCGTGAAATGTTTAGGGAATTTGTTAAGAAGTGAGAGGGACGACCGAGAATGGCTACGAATTTGTAATTTGGATAGTTTTACTGAGCTAAATCAACACTATGATAAAGTCTTGCAGCTTTTAAAATTAAGTTATGACAAGCTTCCCCCTCATTTaaaaccatgttttgcttttatgtCATTACTTGTAAAGGATGTAAATTTTTTTACGACTATTATACCATATATGTGGAGTGCACTTGGTTTGTTGCCACTAGAATATAGAAATAAGGATATTGAAGATTTGGGGTACTCTTACTTCTTGCAAATGGTATCGAAGTCCCTTCTTCAAGATCCGAGTCCTCACGTTAATGGAATGTTCTGCTTGTGTAAAATGCATCATCTTTTGCATGATCTCGCTGTGAAAATACTGGGTGAAGAGTTAGTATTTATTGTTAATCCAGATAAGCTGATAGTTTCAGAATTTGCAAGGCATATTGTTTGGGGATACGACTGTACAAATACTCTAAAAGATCAAGGATTTCCTACTGAGCTTCTCAAAGCTAAGAAATGCAGAACATTCCGATTTGGTTATCCAATGAATCAGCATATAAGTCAATCCTTTCTTGAGGGGATCATATCTCATTTCAGTTGCTTACGCATATTAGAACTTCAATATAGTTCGTTTGAGAAGTTGCCAAGTTCGATTGGGAACCTAAAGCACTTGAGATATCTTGACTTGTCATATAATCCTATCATTAAATCATTCCCAAATACAATATGCAAGCTCTTAAATTTGGAAACATTACTTGTCCACGGGTGTGAGCAGTTAAAAGAGCTGCCGAGGGATGTACATCAACTACAAAGCTTAAGGAATTTCATGGTGACAACTTGCCAAGTGAGTTTAGGGAGTAGATTCATGGAATTGAGTTCTCTACAATCCTTGTCTTTTCATTCATGTAAGAGATTGATATCGTTGTGGGATAATGGTAATGTTGGGCACCTCACTTCCCTGCGAAGCTTGTTCATTTACGACTGTCCAGAATTAACAAGTCTTCCAAACAGTATCAAGTACCTTCAAAAATTACAAATAAAGAATTGTGAAGAGCTAGATTTTGACAAGGGGGAGGGCCTTGAAGGCCTCCAAAGCTTGCGATTATTGTACATCAGTAATCTGAAATTGACAAGGCTACCAAATGATATACAATCAGCTGCAGCTTCTCTTCAACATCTCTCAGTCGAGAATTGTTTAGGTTTGGTGGAGCTTCCATATTGGTTGCATCGTTTTGCCTCTCTTCGTACCATTGAAATTATATATTGTCGTAACTTGTTGAGTTTGCCCAAGACAATTAGCCACCTCATTTCTCTGCAAGAACTCAAAATCAAGGGTTGCCCGCACCTATCAAAAAGATGTGGTGTACCAGGCGGAGAAGACTACTCGTTGGTACAACATGTCCCCAAATTCGAGCTTGATGAAGTTTGTTTTCTTACAAAGTAA